One stretch of Mangifera indica cultivar Alphonso chromosome 9, CATAS_Mindica_2.1, whole genome shotgun sequence DNA includes these proteins:
- the LOC123225403 gene encoding alpha carbonic anhydrase 7-like — MPLSFTMYTFISSCSKGSWKSKSKNMENLATQLFYCFFFLVLLVVHSSSPATSQEVEDEKEFNYEAGGEHGPDRWGELHSEWSACKNGSMQSPIDLLDERVEVVSHLGRLKRRYKPSNATLRNRGHDMMLKWEGGAGSIEINGTEYVLNQIHWHSPSEHTLNGEGFDLEAHMVHESTDGKIAVVGIMYKIGRPDSFLSSIKDHLAAIGGSTKRDTVVGMIDPRDIKIGSRKYYRYLGSLTIPPCTENVLWTIVRKVRTVTREQVRSLRVAVHDDSNANARPLQPINLRSLQLFRPNDDVTQKP; from the exons ATGCCGCTTAGCTTTAcgatgtacacatttatatctTCATGTTCAAAGGGATCTTGGAAATCTAAAAGCAAAAATATGGAGAACCTCGCAACCCAACTCTTCTActgtttcttcttccttgttctTCTTGTTGTTCATAGTTCGTCCCCAGCAACATCTCAAGAAGTTG AGGATGAGAAAGAGTTTAATTATGAAGCCGGAGGTGAGCATGGGCCAGATCGATGGGGGGAGCTTCACAGCGAATGGAGTGCTTGCAAAAATGGATCAATGCAGTCTCCTATCGATTTGTTGGATGAGAGAGTTGAAGTAGTTTCCCACTTAGGGAGACTCAAAAGACGTTACAAGCCCTCTAATGCCACTCTAAGAAATAGAGGCCATGACATGATG TTAAAATGGGAAGGTGGCGCAGGAAGTATTGAGATAAATGGAACTGAATATGTCCTCAACCAGATCCACTGGCATTCACCTTCTGAGCACACTCTGAATGGCGAGGG ATTTGATCTAGAGGCTCACATGGTCCACGAGAGCACAGATGGGAAAATTGCGGTGGTTGGGATTATGTACAAAATCGGCCGACCTGATTCTTTCTTGTCAtcg aTAAAGGATCATTTAGCAGCCATTGGTGGCAGCACTAAAAGAGATACAGTGGTGGGCATGATTGATCCAAGGGACATAAAAATAGGCAGCCGAAAGTATTACAGATATCTTGGATCTCTTACTATTCCTCCTTGCACTGAAAATGTGCTCTGGACAATTGTCAGAAAG GTGAGGACGGTAACAAGGGAGCAAGTGCGGTCACTTCGAGTAGCTGTGCATGAT GATTCGAATGCAAATGCAAGGCCATTACAGCCAATAAACTTGAGGTCGCTGCAACTTTTCAGACCAAATGATGATGTTACACAGAAGCCATGA